In the Centroberyx gerrardi isolate f3 chromosome 9, fCenGer3.hap1.cur.20231027, whole genome shotgun sequence genome, one interval contains:
- the rgs4 gene encoding regulator of G-protein signaling 4, whose protein sequence is MCKGLATLPATCLKSAKDIKHKIGFLLQKPEPQAAEQKQTKDKTAAAAKRVAPAAEVEKWKESFSNLMNSDGGRKVFTSFLRSEFSEENMEFWVACQDYKKTSPSKMAARAKLIYQQYVEADSPNEVNLDSATREETRQNLERSGPSCFDEAQWKIYTLMEKDSYRRFLNSKLIRDLSQTHTSAAQEKKGKKNNCAENRKALTGGA, encoded by the exons ATGTGTAAAGGACTAGCAACACTCCCTGCAACATGCTTGAAAAG TGCCAAAGACATCAAGCACAAAATCGGCTTCTTGCTCCAGAAGCCTGAACCCCAGGCGGCGGAGCAGAAACAGACCAAAGACAAGACCGCCGCCGCTGCAAAGAG AGTTGCTCCAGCAGCTGAGGTGGAGAAATGGAAGGAGTCCTTCAGCAACCTGATGAACAGTGATG GTGGCCGTAAGGTCTTCACCAGCTTCCTGAGGTCAGAGTTCAGCGAGGAGAACATGGAGTTCTGGGTCGCCTGCCAGGACTACAAGAAGACCTCgccctccaagatggccgccagagccAAGCTGATCTACCAGCAATATGTCGAGGCAGACTCTCCTAATGAG GTCAACTTAGACTCAGCGACCAGAGAAGAAACGAGGCAGAACCTGGAGCGCAGCGGCCCGTCTTGTTTCGACGAGGCCCAGTGGAAGATCTACACCTTGATGGAGAAGGACTCCTACAGGCGTTTCCTCAACTCCAAACTGATCCGGGACCTgtctcagacacacacctctgccgctcaggagaagaaggggaagaaaaatAACTGTGCAGAGAACAGGAAGGCGTTGACCGGCGGTGCCTAG